The proteins below come from a single Odontesthes bonariensis isolate fOdoBon6 chromosome 18, fOdoBon6.hap1, whole genome shotgun sequence genomic window:
- the laptm4b gene encoding lysosomal-associated transmembrane protein 4B: MISPWDRWYSTSCCLCCHVRTGTIILGIWYMLINAVVLLILLSALNDPIQYRYHLTSSELGTDIDVMDDANICIATAISLLMILICGMATYGAYKQHAAWIIPFFCYQIFDFALNTLVAISVVVYPNTVQDYLQQLPGTFPYKEDIMSTNNMCLVFVVLLFIGCILSFKAYLIGCVWNCYRYVSGRGTTEVLVYVTTNDTTVLLPQYEEAVAIPPKDPPPQYMEA; encoded by the exons ATGATTTCGCCGTGGGACCGATGGTACTCGACGAGCTGCTGCCTTTGCTGCCATGTACGGACGGGCACCATTATTCTGGGTATATGGTACATG CTCATCAACGCAGTGGTCCTACTCATCTTGTTGTCGGCTCTCAATGACCCGATTCAGTACCGCTACCACCTAACCAGCTCCGAGCTGGGAACTGACATTGATGTCATGGACGATGCAA ATATCTGCATAGCTACTGCAATATCCCTACTCATGATTCTTATATGTGGCATGGCAACATATGGTGCTTACAAG CAACATGCTGCTTGGATCATTCCATTCTTCTGCTACCAAATCTTCGACTTTGCCCTAAACACACTGGTAGCCATTAGTGTGGTGGTTTATCCCAACACGGTGCAGGACTACCTCCAGCAGCTG CCAGGGACATTCCCTTACAAAGAGGACATCATGTCCACCAACAATATGTGCCTAGTCTTTGTAGTCCTCCTCTTCATTGGCTGCATCCTCTCCTTCAAG GCCTACTTGATTGGCTGCGTGTGGAACTGCTACAGATATGTCAGCGGCAGGGGGACCACGGAAGTCCTGGTTTATGTCACGACAAACGACACCACG GTTCTGCTGCCACAATATGAGGAAGCTGTCGCCATCCCACCGAAAGATCCTCCTCCCCAGTACATGGAGGCATGA